The proteins below come from a single Pirellulales bacterium genomic window:
- a CDS encoding SulP family inorganic anion transporter, giving the protein MSGAASTAAGGRSTSPRRADILASIVVFLVALPLCMGIAIASGVPVAAGLITGIVGGLVVAPLAGSPLQVSGPAAGLTIVVYQIVGELGLPVLGTVVAVAGALQVLAAALRLGQWFRAVSPAVIHGMLSGIGILIFASQFHVMVDDRPRESGWENLFTLPSALQKGLPLPA; this is encoded by the coding sequence ATGTCGGGTGCTGCCTCGACTGCGGCCGGCGGCCGTTCAACGTCCCCGAGGCGTGCGGATATCCTGGCCTCGATCGTCGTGTTTCTGGTGGCGCTGCCGCTGTGCATGGGCATCGCGATCGCCTCGGGAGTGCCGGTCGCAGCAGGCTTGATCACCGGCATTGTGGGCGGGCTCGTCGTGGCCCCGTTGGCAGGCTCGCCGCTGCAGGTCAGCGGCCCCGCCGCGGGCCTGACGATCGTCGTCTACCAGATCGTCGGCGAGTTGGGCCTGCCGGTGCTGGGCACGGTGGTCGCGGTGGCTGGCGCCTTGCAGGTGCTGGCGGCGGCGCTGCGCTTGGGCCAGTGGTTTCGTGCCGTGTCGCCGGCCGTGATTCACGGCATGCTTTCCGGCATCGGCATCCTGATCTTCGCCTCGCAGTTTCACGTCATGGTCGACGACCGCCCGCGCGAAAGCGGCTGGGAAAACCTGTTCACCCTGCCCAGCGCGCTGCAAAAGGGCCTGCCGCTCCCCGCG
- a CDS encoding carbonic anhydrase, giving the protein MEQLLQGIRAFREQIYPQHQAYFESLAAKQQEPQALMITCADSRIHPNLITQTEPGELFLIRNAGNIIPPYGSANGGEGATVEYSIEVLGIRNIILCGHSQCGAMTALMQHLGDSLPSVSKWFSHAEATRQIMSRKYPGLQGEELARRTAEENVLVQLNNLSTHPCVAARLACGDLHVYGWYYDIGRGIVAEYDQTRGSFVELDNISRPASPLPVTHPYNPPAKPQA; this is encoded by the coding sequence ATGGAGCAACTTCTCCAAGGCATTCGCGCGTTTCGCGAGCAGATCTATCCGCAACATCAGGCCTACTTCGAATCGCTGGCGGCCAAACAGCAAGAGCCGCAGGCCTTGATGATCACCTGCGCCGATTCGCGGATTCACCCCAATTTGATCACGCAAACCGAACCGGGCGAACTGTTCCTGATTCGTAACGCGGGCAATATCATCCCGCCGTACGGTTCGGCCAACGGCGGCGAAGGCGCCACCGTCGAGTATTCGATCGAAGTCCTGGGCATCCGCAATATCATTCTCTGCGGCCACTCCCAATGCGGCGCCATGACGGCCCTCATGCAACACCTGGGCGACTCGCTGCCATCGGTGAGCAAGTGGTTCTCGCATGCCGAAGCCACGCGGCAGATCATGAGCCGCAAGTACCCGGGCCTGCAGGGCGAAGAGCTCGCGCGCCGCACAGCCGAAGAAAACGTGCTCGTGCAATTGAACAATCTCAGCACGCACCCTTGCGTGGCGGCGCGGCTGGCTTGCGGCGATCTGCACGTCTACGGCTGGTATTACGACATCGGCCGCGGCATCGTTGCCGAGTACGACCAGACTCGCGGCAGCTTTGTCGAGTTGGACAACATCTCGCGGCCGGCGTCGCCGCTGCCCGTCACGCATCCCTACAACCCGCCGGCGAAACCGCAAGCCTGA
- the purM gene encoding phosphoribosylformylglycinamidine cyclo-ligase, with product MAKTTYKDAGVNLDIYRESMSRLPRLMRRTQSPRVLPLPGGFAGLFQLDFESPLFRRQYRDPVLVSCTDGVGTKLKVALLAARHSTVGIDLVAMSVNDALCCGAEPLFFLDYVAMSHDDPELLEQIVSGISDGCVESDCALLGGETAIMPDLYARGDYDLAGFCVGVVERARMIDGRAIAAGDVLLGIASSGLHSNGYSLVRKIVFEQARLAIDEPIDELGQTVGEALLTPTRIYARAVKAVLDHYTVKSVVHGIAHITGGGLFENFERILPEGCSAIIDRGSWPVPPVFPWLARLGDVDPEEMERVFNMGLGLVMAVSPYYAESIRHQLEGLGYETSTIGEIVAGPRSVQWRG from the coding sequence ATGGCAAAAACGACTTACAAGGACGCGGGCGTCAATCTCGACATCTATCGCGAGTCGATGTCGAGACTACCCCGGTTGATGCGACGCACGCAGTCGCCGCGCGTATTGCCGCTGCCCGGGGGCTTTGCCGGCCTGTTTCAGTTGGACTTCGAGAGCCCGCTGTTTCGTCGCCAGTATCGCGATCCGGTGCTGGTCTCGTGCACCGACGGCGTCGGCACCAAGCTCAAGGTGGCGCTGCTCGCCGCGCGGCACAGCACGGTCGGCATCGACCTGGTGGCCATGAGCGTCAACGACGCCTTGTGCTGCGGCGCAGAGCCCTTGTTCTTTCTCGACTACGTGGCGATGTCGCACGACGACCCGGAGCTGCTCGAGCAGATCGTCTCGGGCATCAGCGACGGGTGCGTCGAAAGCGACTGCGCGCTACTGGGCGGCGAGACCGCCATCATGCCCGACTTGTATGCCCGCGGTGACTACGACCTCGCCGGGTTCTGCGTCGGCGTCGTCGAGCGGGCACGCATGATCGACGGCCGCGCCATCGCCGCCGGCGACGTGCTGCTGGGCATCGCCTCGTCCGGGCTGCATTCGAACGGCTATAGCCTGGTGCGCAAGATCGTCTTCGAGCAAGCGCGGCTGGCGATTGACGAGCCGATCGACGAGCTCGGTCAGACCGTGGGCGAGGCCCTGCTGACCCCGACGCGGATCTATGCCCGCGCGGTCAAAGCGGTGCTCGACCACTACACCGTCAAGAGCGTGGTCCACGGGATCGCTCACATCACCGGGGGGGGGCTTTTCGAGAACTTCGAGCGAATCCTGCCCGAGGGGTGCAGCGCGATCATCGATCGCGGCTCTTGGCCCGTGCCGCCGGTGTTTCCCTGGTTGGCGCGGCTGGGCGACGTCGATCCGGAGGAGATGGAACGGGTGTTCAACATGGGCCTGGGCCTGGTGATGGCCGTCAGCCCGTATTACGCCGAAAGCATTCGCCATCAACTCGAGGGGCTGGGCTACGAGACCAGCACGATCGGCGAGATCGTGGCCGGTCCGCGCAGCGTGCAGTGGCGCGGATAG
- a CDS encoding ABC transporter ATP-binding protein, producing the protein MIRLQHVTQHYGVRPVLRDVDLEIPAGGLVAVVGPNGMGKSTLLRVVAGLLEPQVGHCEIDGLRRRSSEANELAIRRRVAYLPDHPWLPLNRTGREFLLAVGQLYGVESSRLFDHVDRLFALFDLGRESDWPIGGYSNGQKKKVAIAAVLATDAPILLMDELFGGGLDPAGVIALKRVLRHLAARDDVTVLMSAPAPELLEEFAERVIVLQEGRVLAYDTPARLCEQAGKSSLAAALERLVFPEAQSHIEAYLRGEQR; encoded by the coding sequence ATGATTCGCCTGCAGCATGTTACGCAGCATTACGGCGTGCGGCCGGTGCTGCGCGACGTCGATCTCGAGATTCCCGCGGGCGGGCTCGTCGCCGTCGTCGGGCCGAACGGGATGGGCAAATCGACGCTGTTGCGCGTCGTCGCGGGCCTGCTCGAACCGCAAGTCGGCCATTGCGAGATCGACGGCCTGCGCCGCCGCAGTTCGGAGGCCAACGAGTTGGCCATTCGTCGCCGCGTCGCCTACCTGCCCGACCATCCCTGGCTACCGCTCAATCGCACGGGACGCGAGTTCCTCTTGGCCGTCGGCCAGCTTTACGGCGTTGAATCATCGCGGCTGTTCGATCATGTCGACCGGCTGTTTGCGCTGTTCGATCTGGGTCGCGAAAGCGACTGGCCGATCGGCGGCTACTCGAACGGCCAGAAGAAGAAAGTGGCCATCGCCGCCGTGTTGGCGACTGACGCGCCGATCTTGCTGATGGACGAACTGTTCGGCGGCGGGCTCGATCCGGCGGGCGTCATCGCGCTCAAACGGGTGCTGCGGCATCTCGCCGCGCGCGACGATGTCACCGTGCTGATGTCGGCGCCGGCGCCCGAGCTGCTCGAAGAGTTCGCCGAGCGGGTGATCGTCTTGCAAGAAGGCCGGGTGCTGGCCTACGACACGCCGGCGCGTCTGTGCGAGCAGGCCGGCAAATCGAGCCTCGCCGCGGCCCTGGAAAGGCTCGTGTTTCCCGAGGCGCAAAGCCACATCGAGGCTTACCTTCGCGGAGAGCAGCGATGA
- a CDS encoding (deoxy)nucleoside triphosphate pyrophosphohydrolase produces the protein MTRAEPQQIAVALVLDGDWALVGVRPEGKPLAGYYEFPGGKIETGETPDAAAVRETREETGLDVEPVRELLTTQHVYPHGHVELHFILARVRGDMRPPRFPFAWLRAARLERLCFPPANAPLLDELRRAGLISR, from the coding sequence ATGACGCGTGCCGAGCCCCAGCAAATTGCGGTCGCCCTCGTGCTCGACGGCGATTGGGCGCTCGTCGGCGTACGGCCCGAGGGCAAGCCCTTGGCCGGCTACTACGAATTTCCCGGCGGCAAGATCGAGACCGGCGAAACGCCGGACGCCGCGGCCGTGCGCGAAACGCGCGAAGAGACGGGCCTCGACGTCGAACCGGTCCGCGAGCTGCTCACCACGCAGCACGTCTATCCGCACGGCCACGTCGAGCTGCATTTCATCCTCGCGCGCGTTCGCGGCGACATGCGCCCGCCGCGGTTTCCCTTTGCGTGGCTGCGCGCGGCGCGGCTCGAACGGCTGTGCTTCCCGCCGGCCAACGCACCGCTGCTCGACGAACTGCGGCGCGCAGGCTTGATTTCTCGGTGA
- a CDS encoding enoyl-ACP reductase — MGLFDGKKGLILGVANENSIAWSIADFVMAEGALCGFTHLPDRPDDTRQRNRRRVAQLTDVAPNARFLEPLDVQNDADIAAVMDKAAATFGKLDFLVHSIAFAPLEDLKCPTLEASRAGFTLAMEISAYSLMAVTRAAAGVLNDGASVVTMTYFGGEKCVPGYNLMGVCKATLDAIVKYLAYDLGPRGIRVNAVSAGPLRTLAGRGAGVDDMLLLYEKMAPLGRNITHEEVGRTAGFLLSDMSNGITGEILHIDGGYNAMGAPGRLLDGFKDQLRGA; from the coding sequence ATGGGACTGTTCGACGGCAAGAAAGGCTTGATTCTCGGGGTAGCCAACGAAAACTCGATCGCCTGGTCGATCGCCGATTTCGTGATGGCCGAGGGGGCGCTGTGCGGCTTCACGCACCTGCCCGACCGTCCCGACGATACCCGGCAGCGCAATCGCCGCCGCGTCGCGCAACTGACCGACGTCGCGCCGAATGCCCGTTTTCTCGAACCGCTCGACGTCCAGAACGACGCCGATATCGCGGCGGTGATGGACAAGGCCGCCGCCACCTTCGGCAAGCTCGATTTCCTGGTCCACTCGATCGCTTTCGCCCCGCTCGAAGACCTCAAGTGCCCGACGCTCGAGGCGAGCCGCGCGGGCTTCACGCTGGCGATGGAGATTAGCGCGTACAGCCTGATGGCGGTGACCCGGGCCGCGGCCGGCGTGCTGAACGACGGCGCGAGCGTCGTGACGATGACCTACTTCGGCGGCGAAAAGTGCGTGCCCGGCTACAACCTGATGGGGGTCTGCAAAGCCACGCTCGACGCGATCGTCAAATATCTGGCCTACGACCTGGGGCCGCGCGGAATTCGGGTCAACGCCGTGAGTGCAGGCCCGTTGCGCACCCTTGCCGGGCGAGGGGCGGGTGTCGACGATATGTTGCTGCTCTACGAAAAGATGGCCCCGCTCGGGCGCAACATCACGCATGAGGAAGTGGGCCGGACGGCCGGATTCTTGTTGTCCGACATGAGCAACGGCATCACCGGCGAAATCCTGCACATCGACGGCGGCTACAACGCCATGGGCGCGCCGGGCCGACTGCTCGATGGCTTCAAGGATCAGTTGCGCGGCGCGTGA
- a CDS encoding sigma-54-dependent Fis family transcriptional regulator: protein MAESTAVWSPPQEPSALPESLRTDPARLAAVVRFWQLATQLDAERFWGAALDELAAALPADYVALAAASAGRWHVAHQSGRSRPLPTDLLADCLDADQPRGRSGWVAAPIAARSTSPRVVVANLPGREPLREGLARLVALAGILNDASGAQRSLDALRRRLDRLEAVMQITARWYQAQDTEELLKEMAQAATRLLRADRASIFLWDRRAKSLVARPALGVAGGELRIPDDTGIVGQVIHTGETRRVDLHADQGEIDRQVDTRLRYETKTLLCVPLRGREGEVIGAFEMINKLVGNFTDEDEAALLELAAHASTALENTQERAELLKSRQQLTDRAAEQVRLVGASPAIEALRSTIGRVASTDLAVLILGENGTGKEVVSQSIHYLSQRRERPLIAVNCAAISETLIESELFGHEKGAFTDARESRAGKFELASGGTLFLDEIGDLSLAGQAKLLRVLEDKIVVRVGGSQAIPTDTRVIAATNQDLAAMVRAKKFREDLYFRLNVVTLVLPPLRDRADDVLLLAEHFLGEFCARARRRPLRFSPEARRRMQQHTWPGNVRELRNLMERLAFLLPGERIEADDLAFALAPAGDQPPLVAGDLTLSEATDKFQSEYIRKAIGRARGNMSDAAEQLGLHRSNLYRKMRLLGMEEKSR from the coding sequence GTGGCCGAATCGACTGCCGTTTGGAGCCCGCCCCAAGAGCCGAGCGCGTTGCCCGAGAGCTTAAGGACCGATCCGGCACGCCTGGCCGCGGTCGTCCGGTTCTGGCAGCTCGCGACGCAGCTCGACGCCGAACGGTTCTGGGGGGCCGCTCTCGACGAATTGGCGGCCGCGCTCCCGGCCGATTACGTCGCCCTCGCCGCGGCCAGCGCCGGCCGTTGGCATGTCGCTCATCAGTCGGGCCGCTCGCGACCGCTGCCTACCGATCTGTTGGCCGACTGTCTCGACGCCGATCAGCCGCGCGGCCGATCGGGCTGGGTCGCGGCGCCGATCGCGGCCCGATCGACTTCGCCGCGCGTGGTCGTGGCGAACCTGCCCGGTCGCGAGCCGCTACGCGAAGGCCTCGCTCGGCTAGTCGCCTTGGCCGGCATCCTCAACGACGCGTCGGGCGCGCAGCGCTCGCTCGACGCCTTGCGCCGGCGGCTCGATCGCCTCGAAGCGGTGATGCAAATCACGGCCCGTTGGTATCAGGCCCAAGACACCGAAGAACTGCTCAAGGAGATGGCCCAAGCGGCGACGCGATTGTTGAGGGCGGATCGGGCGAGCATTTTTCTCTGGGACCGTCGAGCCAAGTCGCTCGTGGCGCGCCCGGCCTTGGGCGTGGCCGGGGGCGAGCTGCGTATTCCGGACGATACCGGCATCGTCGGGCAGGTCATCCACACCGGCGAGACGCGGCGCGTCGACCTGCACGCGGACCAGGGTGAAATCGATCGACAGGTCGATACCCGGCTGCGGTACGAGACCAAAACGCTGCTGTGCGTCCCCTTGCGCGGGCGCGAAGGCGAAGTCATCGGCGCCTTCGAAATGATCAACAAGCTCGTCGGGAACTTTACCGACGAGGACGAAGCGGCCCTGCTCGAATTGGCAGCGCACGCCAGTACGGCGCTGGAAAACACCCAGGAGCGCGCCGAGCTGCTCAAGAGCCGGCAACAGCTTACCGATCGGGCCGCCGAACAGGTGCGGCTCGTGGGGGCCAGCCCGGCGATCGAGGCCTTGCGTTCGACCATCGGCCGCGTGGCCAGTACCGATCTGGCGGTGCTCATCTTGGGCGAAAACGGTACGGGCAAGGAGGTCGTCAGCCAATCGATCCACTATTTGAGCCAGCGCCGCGAACGCCCCCTGATCGCGGTGAACTGCGCGGCAATCAGTGAAACGCTGATCGAAAGCGAACTGTTCGGCCACGAGAAGGGGGCCTTCACCGATGCTCGCGAAAGCCGCGCCGGCAAGTTCGAACTCGCCTCGGGTGGAACGCTGTTTCTCGACGAGATTGGCGATTTGAGCCTCGCCGGCCAGGCGAAATTGTTGCGCGTGTTGGAGGACAAGATCGTGGTTCGCGTCGGCGGCTCGCAGGCGATCCCGACGGATACCCGCGTGATCGCGGCGACGAACCAGGACCTGGCCGCGATGGTGCGTGCGAAGAAGTTTCGCGAAGACCTTTATTTTCGCCTCAATGTGGTGACGCTGGTGTTGCCGCCGTTGCGCGACCGCGCCGACGATGTGCTGCTGCTGGCCGAGCACTTCCTGGGCGAATTCTGCGCGCGTGCGCGTCGGCGGCCATTGCGGTTCTCGCCCGAGGCCAGGCGGCGCATGCAGCAGCACACCTGGCCCGGCAACGTGCGCGAGTTGCGGAACCTGATGGAGCGGCTGGCCTTCTTGTTGCCGGGCGAGCGCATCGAAGCCGACGACCTGGCTTTTGCGCTGGCCCCCGCCGGCGATCAGCCTCCGCTCGTCGCGGGCGACCTGACCCTGAGTGAGGCCACGGATAAATTTCAGTCGGAGTACATCCGCAAGGCGATCGGCCGCGCCCGGGGCAACATGAGCGACGCGGCCGAGCAGTTGGGCCTGCATCGCTCGAACCTATATCGCAAGATGCGCCTCTTAGGGATGGAAGAAAAAAGCCGCTAG
- a CDS encoding tyrosine-type recombinase/integrase, producing the protein MAARGNALLGTYLDGYIAGRTDAKARTIVNLKQSRGYLVEFFGCDRSLRAITPGDADEYQRWLLSRVGTNTAARHCGRAKQFFRAAVRKQLIRENPFADLKGCAVKANPERQHFVSREVASKVLDACPNSQWRLLFALARFGGLRCPSEVTGLRWSDINWAGSRMTVRSPKTERHEGRESRVVPIFAELRTYLDAAWGEAPDGAEFVLTIGREQGSSKNFRTRLERIIATAGLTPWPKLFQNLRSTRQTELEESFPSHVVCQWLGNSQAVARRHYLQVTEDHFTRAVAKPGEAARNPARATVAGSDSESLVRECGEQESDYVPAVPILGDCCTNEHMPPVGLEPTT; encoded by the coding sequence GTGGCAGCGCGAGGCAACGCGCTGCTGGGTACGTACCTCGACGGCTACATTGCAGGCCGAACGGATGCCAAGGCGCGAACGATCGTCAACCTGAAGCAATCGCGCGGGTACCTCGTCGAGTTCTTTGGTTGCGACCGCTCGCTGCGCGCCATCACGCCTGGCGATGCCGACGAGTACCAACGCTGGCTCCTGTCGCGCGTTGGCACGAACACGGCCGCGCGGCACTGTGGCAGAGCCAAGCAGTTCTTTCGCGCTGCCGTCCGCAAGCAGCTCATCCGAGAAAACCCGTTTGCCGACCTGAAGGGCTGTGCTGTGAAGGCCAACCCGGAGCGGCAGCATTTCGTTTCCCGCGAGGTAGCCAGCAAGGTGCTCGACGCCTGCCCGAACTCCCAATGGCGGCTCTTGTTCGCCCTGGCGCGATTTGGCGGGCTGCGATGCCCGAGCGAGGTCACGGGGCTGCGTTGGTCGGATATCAATTGGGCGGGCAGTCGCATGACGGTGCGTTCACCCAAGACTGAACGCCACGAGGGCCGCGAGTCGCGCGTGGTTCCGATCTTCGCAGAGCTGCGGACCTACCTGGACGCCGCCTGGGGCGAGGCGCCCGACGGCGCCGAGTTCGTGCTGACCATCGGCCGCGAGCAGGGAAGCAGCAAGAACTTCCGCACGCGCCTAGAACGGATCATCGCAACAGCCGGCCTGACGCCCTGGCCGAAGCTGTTCCAAAACCTGCGCAGCACGCGGCAGACGGAGCTGGAAGAATCCTTCCCCTCGCATGTGGTCTGCCAGTGGCTCGGCAATTCACAGGCGGTTGCACGGCGGCACTACCTGCAGGTGACCGAGGATCACTTCACGCGTGCCGTGGCCAAGCCAGGAGAGGCGGCGCGCAATCCGGCGCGCGCTACGGTCGCCGGGAGTGATTCAGAGTCGCTCGTGCGCGAGTGCGGCGAGCAAGAAAGCGACTACGTACCTGCGGTGCCGATCCTAGGCGACTGCTGCACAAATGAACATATGCCCCCTGTAGGACTCGAACCTACAACCTAG
- a CDS encoding helix-turn-helix domain-containing protein — protein sequence MIAKSSSSIEESLARALASAVTAAMCEVVVPAIRETLRESFTRAEQHQPINVGLADAAVLLSISESQLHRLARRGVVPSLIVGGRRLFSVDALREWVQQSSGANRKSARQAPRKSEVQRA from the coding sequence ATGATCGCTAAGTCCTCCAGCTCGATTGAGGAATCGCTTGCCCGCGCTTTAGCGTCAGCCGTCACGGCGGCCATGTGTGAGGTCGTGGTGCCCGCGATCCGCGAGACACTTCGGGAGTCGTTCACTCGCGCCGAGCAGCATCAGCCAATAAACGTAGGGCTCGCTGATGCTGCTGTGCTGCTGAGCATATCCGAGAGCCAGCTACACCGGCTCGCGCGTCGCGGCGTCGTCCCTTCCCTCATCGTCGGCGGTCGGCGGCTGTTCTCGGTCGATGCACTGCGCGAGTGGGTCCAGCAGTCGAGCGGCGCGAACCGCAAATCCGCGCGGCAAGCGCCGAGGAAAAGCGAGGTCCAACGTGCCTAG
- a CDS encoding DUF4339 domain-containing protein gives MEIITLPVRVRQESRNFFNGSRSSRRGVAMRDWFYLNDFGDELGPFTADELKGLAAAGTLNADTIIRRGSTNKRAKASQVKGLWPNGAPPASTCDPSEVEDARSWHFQQASGREIGPLTRVELRELIDQGIVTPDTLVRLEPDDRWLPGALMRELFPPVPKTATTSASPQEAPARHADEDERRWMWAIAIVSLAMPCVGVLFAILRALNGRWETAAKLFLLSIAGWFFWWYVFFVAGALAKYH, from the coding sequence ATGGAAATAATAACATTGCCCGTTCGGGTCAGGCAAGAGAGCCGGAATTTTTTTAACGGTTCCCGTTCCAGCCGAAGGGGTGTGGCTATGCGAGACTGGTTTTACCTGAATGACTTCGGCGATGAGCTGGGGCCATTTACCGCCGACGAACTGAAGGGCCTGGCCGCCGCTGGCACTCTCAACGCGGACACGATCATTCGCCGGGGCTCGACAAACAAGCGGGCGAAGGCTAGCCAGGTCAAGGGGCTCTGGCCTAACGGTGCGCCGCCCGCTTCAACGTGCGATCCCTCGGAAGTTGAAGACGCGCGGTCCTGGCACTTTCAGCAGGCCAGCGGTCGCGAGATTGGCCCACTGACGAGGGTCGAATTGCGTGAATTGATCGACCAGGGCATCGTCACGCCTGACACGCTCGTGCGACTGGAGCCAGATGATCGCTGGCTGCCGGGTGCGTTGATGCGCGAACTGTTTCCACCTGTTCCCAAGACTGCCACGACGTCGGCATCGCCTCAGGAGGCTCCCGCGCGACATGCAGACGAGGACGAACGGCGCTGGATGTGGGCGATAGCGATCGTGTCGCTGGCCATGCCTTGCGTCGGCGTGCTATTTGCGATTCTTCGAGCCCTCAATGGTCGATGGGAGACTGCCGCGAAGCTTTTCTTGCTGTCAATCGCCGGCTGGTTCTTCTGGTGGTACGTGTTCTTTGTTGCCGGTGCGTTGGCCAAGTACCACTAG